A window from Seriola aureovittata isolate HTS-2021-v1 ecotype China chromosome 14, ASM2101889v1, whole genome shotgun sequence encodes these proteins:
- the camk2g2 gene encoding calcium/calmodulin-dependent protein kinase type II subunit gamma isoform X14 encodes MATVVTSTRFTDEYQLYEELGKGAFSVVRRCVKKSTGQEYAAKIINTKKLSARDHQKLEREARICRLLKHPNIVRLHDSISEEGFHYLVFDLVTGGELFEDIVAREYYSEADASHCINQILESVSHIHQHDIVHRDLKPENLLLASKMKGAAVKLADFGLAIEVQGDQQAWFGFAGTPGYLSPEVLRKDPYGKPVDIWACGVILYILLVGYPPFWDEDQHKLYQQIKAGAYDFPSPEWDTVTPEAKNLINQMLTINPAKRITADQALKHPWVCQRSTVASMMHRQETVECLRKFNARRKLKGAILTTMLVSRNFSVGRQHTSPAATTSTAAMAQEACKTLLNKKSDGVKSQGTNSKNSVVSSSSTKDSSMSSSAPMEAQTTVVHNPADGTKGSTESCNNTEEEDMKARKQEIIKMTEQLIEAINNGDFEAYTRICDPGLTSFEPEALGNLVEGMDFHKFYFENLLSKNSKPVHTTILNPHVHLIGEDAACIAYIRLTQYIDSQGRPRSCQSEETRVWHRRDAKWLNVHFHCSGAPAAPLQ; translated from the exons ATCACCAGAAACTGGAACGGGAGGCAAGAATTTGTCGTCTGCTGAAACATCCAAACATAG TACGACTCCATGACAGCATCTCAGAGGAAGGTTTCCATTACCTTGTCTTTGACCT TGTCACTGGAGGAGAGCTGTTTGAGGACATTGTTGCTAGAGAGTATTACAGCGAGGCAGATGCCAG CCACTGCATCAATCAGATCCTGGAGAGCGTCAGTCACATCCACCAGCATGACATTGTGCATAGGGACCTCAAG CCGGAGAACCTGCTCCTGGCCAGTAAGATGAAGGGAGCAGCTGTGAAGCTTGCAGACTTTGGTCTGGCCATCGAGGTGCAGGGCGACCAACAGGCATGGTTTG GTTTTGCGGGAACTCCAGGGTATCTGTCCCCAGAGGTGTTGAGAAAGGACCCGTACGGCAAGCCAGTGGACATATGGGCATGTG gtgtgatCCTGTACATCTTATTGGTGGGCTACCCTCCCTTCTGGGACGAGGACCAACACAAACTGTACCAACAAATCAAGGCCGGTGCATATGAC TTTCCCTCTCCAGAGTGGGACACAGTGACCCCTGAGGCCAAGAATCTGATCAATCAGATGTTAACGATCAACCCTGCCAAGAGGATCACTGCCGACCAGGCCCTCAAGCATCCATGGGTCTGC CAACGCTCCACTGTGGCCTCCATGATGCACCGTCAAGAGACTGTGGAGTGTCTCCGCAAGTTCAACGCCAGGAGGAAACTTAAA GGAGCTATCCTCACAACGATGCTGGTGTCCAGGAACTTCTCAG TGGGACGGCAGCATACCAGCCCTGCCGCTACCACCAGCACGGCCGCTATGGCACAGGAAG cttgCAAAACCTTACTAAACAAAAAGTCGGACGGTGTGAAG TCGCAGGGAaccaacagtaaaaacagtgtagtaagcagcagcagcaccaaaGACAGCAGCATGTCATCTTCAGCACCAATG GAAGCCCAGACAACTGTTGTACACAACCCAGCTGATGGCACCAAG GGCTCCACAGAGAGCTGTAATAacacagaagaggaggacaTGAAAG CTCGTAAACAGGAGATAATAAAGATGACAGAGCAGTTGATTGAAGCCATCAACAATGGGGATTTTGAGGCTTACAC GAGAATCTGTGACCCTGGACTGACTTCTTTTGAGCCAGAAGCTCTTGGAAACCTGGTGGAGGGGATGGACTTTCACAAGTTCTACTTTGAGAATC TGCTGAGTAAAAACAGTAAGCCAGTGCACACCACCATACTCAACCCCCACGTCCATCTGATTGGTGAGGACGCTGCCTGCATCGCCTACATCCGCCTGACGCAGTACATCGACAGCCAGGGCCGGCCGCGCTCCTGCCAGTCAGAGGAGACACGCGTGTGGCATCGCCGCGACGCCAAATGGCTCAATGTGCACTTCCACTGCTCAGGAGCACCGGCTGCACCCCTGCAGTGA
- the camk2g2 gene encoding calcium/calmodulin-dependent protein kinase type II subunit gamma isoform X16, with product MATVVTSTRFTDEYQLYEELGKGAFSVVRRCVKKSTGQEYAAKIINTKKLSARDHQKLEREARICRLLKHPNIVRLHDSISEEGFHYLVFDLVTGGELFEDIVAREYYSEADASHCINQILESVSHIHQHDIVHRDLKPENLLLASKMKGAAVKLADFGLAIEVQGDQQAWFGFAGTPGYLSPEVLRKDPYGKPVDIWACGVILYILLVGYPPFWDEDQHKLYQQIKAGAYDFPSPEWDTVTPEAKNLINQMLTINPAKRITADQALKHPWVCQRSTVASMMHRQETVECLRKFNARRKLKGAILTTMLVSRNFSVGRQHTSPAATTSTAAMAQEACKTLLNKKSDGVKSQGTNSKNSVVSSSSTKDSSMSSSAPMGSTESCNNTEEEDMKARKQEIIKMTEQLIEAINNGDFEAYTRICDPGLTSFEPEALGNLVEGMDFHKFYFENLLSKNSKPVHTTILNPHVHLIGEDAACIAYIRLTQYIDSQGRPRSCQSEETRVWHRRDAKWLNVHFHCSGAPAAPLQ from the exons ATCACCAGAAACTGGAACGGGAGGCAAGAATTTGTCGTCTGCTGAAACATCCAAACATAG TACGACTCCATGACAGCATCTCAGAGGAAGGTTTCCATTACCTTGTCTTTGACCT TGTCACTGGAGGAGAGCTGTTTGAGGACATTGTTGCTAGAGAGTATTACAGCGAGGCAGATGCCAG CCACTGCATCAATCAGATCCTGGAGAGCGTCAGTCACATCCACCAGCATGACATTGTGCATAGGGACCTCAAG CCGGAGAACCTGCTCCTGGCCAGTAAGATGAAGGGAGCAGCTGTGAAGCTTGCAGACTTTGGTCTGGCCATCGAGGTGCAGGGCGACCAACAGGCATGGTTTG GTTTTGCGGGAACTCCAGGGTATCTGTCCCCAGAGGTGTTGAGAAAGGACCCGTACGGCAAGCCAGTGGACATATGGGCATGTG gtgtgatCCTGTACATCTTATTGGTGGGCTACCCTCCCTTCTGGGACGAGGACCAACACAAACTGTACCAACAAATCAAGGCCGGTGCATATGAC TTTCCCTCTCCAGAGTGGGACACAGTGACCCCTGAGGCCAAGAATCTGATCAATCAGATGTTAACGATCAACCCTGCCAAGAGGATCACTGCCGACCAGGCCCTCAAGCATCCATGGGTCTGC CAACGCTCCACTGTGGCCTCCATGATGCACCGTCAAGAGACTGTGGAGTGTCTCCGCAAGTTCAACGCCAGGAGGAAACTTAAA GGAGCTATCCTCACAACGATGCTGGTGTCCAGGAACTTCTCAG TGGGACGGCAGCATACCAGCCCTGCCGCTACCACCAGCACGGCCGCTATGGCACAGGAAG cttgCAAAACCTTACTAAACAAAAAGTCGGACGGTGTGAAG TCGCAGGGAaccaacagtaaaaacagtgtagtaagcagcagcagcaccaaaGACAGCAGCATGTCATCTTCAGCACCAATG GGCTCCACAGAGAGCTGTAATAacacagaagaggaggacaTGAAAG CTCGTAAACAGGAGATAATAAAGATGACAGAGCAGTTGATTGAAGCCATCAACAATGGGGATTTTGAGGCTTACAC GAGAATCTGTGACCCTGGACTGACTTCTTTTGAGCCAGAAGCTCTTGGAAACCTGGTGGAGGGGATGGACTTTCACAAGTTCTACTTTGAGAATC TGCTGAGTAAAAACAGTAAGCCAGTGCACACCACCATACTCAACCCCCACGTCCATCTGATTGGTGAGGACGCTGCCTGCATCGCCTACATCCGCCTGACGCAGTACATCGACAGCCAGGGCCGGCCGCGCTCCTGCCAGTCAGAGGAGACACGCGTGTGGCATCGCCGCGACGCCAAATGGCTCAATGTGCACTTCCACTGCTCAGGAGCACCGGCTGCACCCCTGCAGTGA
- the camk2g2 gene encoding calcium/calmodulin-dependent protein kinase type II subunit gamma isoform X3: MATVVTSTRFTDEYQLYEELGKGAFSVVRRCVKKSTGQEYAAKIINTKKLSARDHQKLEREARICRLLKHPNIVRLHDSISEEGFHYLVFDLVTGGELFEDIVAREYYSEADASHCINQILESVSHIHQHDIVHRDLKPENLLLASKMKGAAVKLADFGLAIEVQGDQQAWFGFAGTPGYLSPEVLRKDPYGKPVDIWACGVILYILLVGYPPFWDEDQHKLYQQIKAGAYDFPSPEWDTVTPEAKNLINQMLTINPAKRITADQALKHPWVCQRSTVASMMHRQETVECLRKFNARRKLKGAILTTMLVSRNFSVGRQHTSPAATTSTAAMAQEACKTLLNKKSDGVKSQGTNSKNSVVSSSSTKDSSMSSSAPMGSTESCNNTEEEDMKGRKVAVSETTSTDIAVLSQCSTTEERTPTVSPHCPTPISGPLQEAASSPRVPVAQNSPAQSSCPEPESALSPLTGSSGNLQQTRKQEIIKMTEQLIEAINNGDFEAYTRICDPGLTSFEPEALGNLVEGMDFHKFYFENLLSKNSKPVHTTILNPHVHLIGEDAACIAYIRLTQYIDSQGRPRSCQSEETRVWHRRDAKWLNVHFHCSGAPAAPLQ, from the exons ATCACCAGAAACTGGAACGGGAGGCAAGAATTTGTCGTCTGCTGAAACATCCAAACATAG TACGACTCCATGACAGCATCTCAGAGGAAGGTTTCCATTACCTTGTCTTTGACCT TGTCACTGGAGGAGAGCTGTTTGAGGACATTGTTGCTAGAGAGTATTACAGCGAGGCAGATGCCAG CCACTGCATCAATCAGATCCTGGAGAGCGTCAGTCACATCCACCAGCATGACATTGTGCATAGGGACCTCAAG CCGGAGAACCTGCTCCTGGCCAGTAAGATGAAGGGAGCAGCTGTGAAGCTTGCAGACTTTGGTCTGGCCATCGAGGTGCAGGGCGACCAACAGGCATGGTTTG GTTTTGCGGGAACTCCAGGGTATCTGTCCCCAGAGGTGTTGAGAAAGGACCCGTACGGCAAGCCAGTGGACATATGGGCATGTG gtgtgatCCTGTACATCTTATTGGTGGGCTACCCTCCCTTCTGGGACGAGGACCAACACAAACTGTACCAACAAATCAAGGCCGGTGCATATGAC TTTCCCTCTCCAGAGTGGGACACAGTGACCCCTGAGGCCAAGAATCTGATCAATCAGATGTTAACGATCAACCCTGCCAAGAGGATCACTGCCGACCAGGCCCTCAAGCATCCATGGGTCTGC CAACGCTCCACTGTGGCCTCCATGATGCACCGTCAAGAGACTGTGGAGTGTCTCCGCAAGTTCAACGCCAGGAGGAAACTTAAA GGAGCTATCCTCACAACGATGCTGGTGTCCAGGAACTTCTCAG TGGGACGGCAGCATACCAGCCCTGCCGCTACCACCAGCACGGCCGCTATGGCACAGGAAG cttgCAAAACCTTACTAAACAAAAAGTCGGACGGTGTGAAG TCGCAGGGAaccaacagtaaaaacagtgtagtaagcagcagcagcaccaaaGACAGCAGCATGTCATCTTCAGCACCAATG GGCTCCACAGAGAGCTGTAATAacacagaagaggaggacaTGAAAGGTAGGAAAG TGGCTGTCAGTGAGACTACTAGTACAGACATTGCAGTGTTAAGCCAGTGCAGCACTACTGAGGAACGGACCCCAACCGTGTCTCCTCATTGCCCAACACCCATCT CTGGTCCCCTGCAGGAAGCTGCTAGCAGCCCCAGAGTTCCTGTAGCTCAGAACAGTCCAGCTCAGAGCTCTTGTCCTGAACCAGAGTCGGCTCTGTCACCCCTCACAGGCAGCAGCGGCAACCTGCAGCAGA CTCGTAAACAGGAGATAATAAAGATGACAGAGCAGTTGATTGAAGCCATCAACAATGGGGATTTTGAGGCTTACAC GAGAATCTGTGACCCTGGACTGACTTCTTTTGAGCCAGAAGCTCTTGGAAACCTGGTGGAGGGGATGGACTTTCACAAGTTCTACTTTGAGAATC TGCTGAGTAAAAACAGTAAGCCAGTGCACACCACCATACTCAACCCCCACGTCCATCTGATTGGTGAGGACGCTGCCTGCATCGCCTACATCCGCCTGACGCAGTACATCGACAGCCAGGGCCGGCCGCGCTCCTGCCAGTCAGAGGAGACACGCGTGTGGCATCGCCGCGACGCCAAATGGCTCAATGTGCACTTCCACTGCTCAGGAGCACCGGCTGCACCCCTGCAGTGA
- the camk2g2 gene encoding calcium/calmodulin-dependent protein kinase type II delta chain isoform X12 → MATVVTSTRFTDEYQLYEELGKGAFSVVRRCVKKSTGQEYAAKIINTKKLSARDHQKLEREARICRLLKHPNIVRLHDSISEEGFHYLVFDLVTGGELFEDIVAREYYSEADASHCINQILESVSHIHQHDIVHRDLKPENLLLASKMKGAAVKLADFGLAIEVQGDQQAWFGFAGTPGYLSPEVLRKDPYGKPVDIWACGVILYILLVGYPPFWDEDQHKLYQQIKAGAYDFPSPEWDTVTPEAKNLINQMLTINPAKRITADQALKHPWVCQRSTVASMMHRQETVECLRKFNARRKLKGAILTTMLVSRNFSACKTLLNKKSDGVKGSTESCNNTEEEDMKGRKVAVSETTSTDIAVLSQCSTTEERTPTVSPHCPTPISGPLQEAASSPRVPVAQNSPAQSSCPEPESALSPLTGSSGNLQQTRKQEIIKMTEQLIEAINNGDFEAYTRICDPGLTSFEPEALGNLVEGMDFHKFYFENLLSKNSKPVHTTILNPHVHLIGEDAACIAYIRLTQYIDSQGRPRSCQSEETRVWHRRDAKWLNVHFHCSGAPAAPLQ, encoded by the exons ATCACCAGAAACTGGAACGGGAGGCAAGAATTTGTCGTCTGCTGAAACATCCAAACATAG TACGACTCCATGACAGCATCTCAGAGGAAGGTTTCCATTACCTTGTCTTTGACCT TGTCACTGGAGGAGAGCTGTTTGAGGACATTGTTGCTAGAGAGTATTACAGCGAGGCAGATGCCAG CCACTGCATCAATCAGATCCTGGAGAGCGTCAGTCACATCCACCAGCATGACATTGTGCATAGGGACCTCAAG CCGGAGAACCTGCTCCTGGCCAGTAAGATGAAGGGAGCAGCTGTGAAGCTTGCAGACTTTGGTCTGGCCATCGAGGTGCAGGGCGACCAACAGGCATGGTTTG GTTTTGCGGGAACTCCAGGGTATCTGTCCCCAGAGGTGTTGAGAAAGGACCCGTACGGCAAGCCAGTGGACATATGGGCATGTG gtgtgatCCTGTACATCTTATTGGTGGGCTACCCTCCCTTCTGGGACGAGGACCAACACAAACTGTACCAACAAATCAAGGCCGGTGCATATGAC TTTCCCTCTCCAGAGTGGGACACAGTGACCCCTGAGGCCAAGAATCTGATCAATCAGATGTTAACGATCAACCCTGCCAAGAGGATCACTGCCGACCAGGCCCTCAAGCATCCATGGGTCTGC CAACGCTCCACTGTGGCCTCCATGATGCACCGTCAAGAGACTGTGGAGTGTCTCCGCAAGTTCAACGCCAGGAGGAAACTTAAA GGAGCTATCCTCACAACGATGCTGGTGTCCAGGAACTTCTCAG cttgCAAAACCTTACTAAACAAAAAGTCGGACGGTGTGAAG GGCTCCACAGAGAGCTGTAATAacacagaagaggaggacaTGAAAGGTAGGAAAG TGGCTGTCAGTGAGACTACTAGTACAGACATTGCAGTGTTAAGCCAGTGCAGCACTACTGAGGAACGGACCCCAACCGTGTCTCCTCATTGCCCAACACCCATCT CTGGTCCCCTGCAGGAAGCTGCTAGCAGCCCCAGAGTTCCTGTAGCTCAGAACAGTCCAGCTCAGAGCTCTTGTCCTGAACCAGAGTCGGCTCTGTCACCCCTCACAGGCAGCAGCGGCAACCTGCAGCAGA CTCGTAAACAGGAGATAATAAAGATGACAGAGCAGTTGATTGAAGCCATCAACAATGGGGATTTTGAGGCTTACAC GAGAATCTGTGACCCTGGACTGACTTCTTTTGAGCCAGAAGCTCTTGGAAACCTGGTGGAGGGGATGGACTTTCACAAGTTCTACTTTGAGAATC TGCTGAGTAAAAACAGTAAGCCAGTGCACACCACCATACTCAACCCCCACGTCCATCTGATTGGTGAGGACGCTGCCTGCATCGCCTACATCCGCCTGACGCAGTACATCGACAGCCAGGGCCGGCCGCGCTCCTGCCAGTCAGAGGAGACACGCGTGTGGCATCGCCGCGACGCCAAATGGCTCAATGTGCACTTCCACTGCTCAGGAGCACCGGCTGCACCCCTGCAGTGA
- the camk2g2 gene encoding calcium/calmodulin-dependent protein kinase type II subunit gamma isoform X13 yields MATVVTSTRFTDEYQLYEELGKGAFSVVRRCVKKSTGQEYAAKIINTKKLSARDHQKLEREARICRLLKHPNIVRLHDSISEEGFHYLVFDLVTGGELFEDIVAREYYSEADASHCINQILESVSHIHQHDIVHRDLKPENLLLASKMKGAAVKLADFGLAIEVQGDQQAWFGFAGTPGYLSPEVLRKDPYGKPVDIWACGVILYILLVGYPPFWDEDQHKLYQQIKAGAYDFPSPEWDTVTPEAKNLINQMLTINPAKRITADQALKHPWVCQRSTVASMMHRQETVECLRKFNARRKLKGAILTTMLVSRNFSVGRQHTSPAATTSTAAMAQEACKTLLNKKSDGVKSQGTNSKNSVVSSSSTKDSSMSSSAPMEAQTTVVHNPADGTKGSTESCNNTEEEDMKGRKARKQEIIKMTEQLIEAINNGDFEAYTRICDPGLTSFEPEALGNLVEGMDFHKFYFENLLSKNSKPVHTTILNPHVHLIGEDAACIAYIRLTQYIDSQGRPRSCQSEETRVWHRRDAKWLNVHFHCSGAPAAPLQ; encoded by the exons ATCACCAGAAACTGGAACGGGAGGCAAGAATTTGTCGTCTGCTGAAACATCCAAACATAG TACGACTCCATGACAGCATCTCAGAGGAAGGTTTCCATTACCTTGTCTTTGACCT TGTCACTGGAGGAGAGCTGTTTGAGGACATTGTTGCTAGAGAGTATTACAGCGAGGCAGATGCCAG CCACTGCATCAATCAGATCCTGGAGAGCGTCAGTCACATCCACCAGCATGACATTGTGCATAGGGACCTCAAG CCGGAGAACCTGCTCCTGGCCAGTAAGATGAAGGGAGCAGCTGTGAAGCTTGCAGACTTTGGTCTGGCCATCGAGGTGCAGGGCGACCAACAGGCATGGTTTG GTTTTGCGGGAACTCCAGGGTATCTGTCCCCAGAGGTGTTGAGAAAGGACCCGTACGGCAAGCCAGTGGACATATGGGCATGTG gtgtgatCCTGTACATCTTATTGGTGGGCTACCCTCCCTTCTGGGACGAGGACCAACACAAACTGTACCAACAAATCAAGGCCGGTGCATATGAC TTTCCCTCTCCAGAGTGGGACACAGTGACCCCTGAGGCCAAGAATCTGATCAATCAGATGTTAACGATCAACCCTGCCAAGAGGATCACTGCCGACCAGGCCCTCAAGCATCCATGGGTCTGC CAACGCTCCACTGTGGCCTCCATGATGCACCGTCAAGAGACTGTGGAGTGTCTCCGCAAGTTCAACGCCAGGAGGAAACTTAAA GGAGCTATCCTCACAACGATGCTGGTGTCCAGGAACTTCTCAG TGGGACGGCAGCATACCAGCCCTGCCGCTACCACCAGCACGGCCGCTATGGCACAGGAAG cttgCAAAACCTTACTAAACAAAAAGTCGGACGGTGTGAAG TCGCAGGGAaccaacagtaaaaacagtgtagtaagcagcagcagcaccaaaGACAGCAGCATGTCATCTTCAGCACCAATG GAAGCCCAGACAACTGTTGTACACAACCCAGCTGATGGCACCAAG GGCTCCACAGAGAGCTGTAATAacacagaagaggaggacaTGAAAGGTAGGAAAG CTCGTAAACAGGAGATAATAAAGATGACAGAGCAGTTGATTGAAGCCATCAACAATGGGGATTTTGAGGCTTACAC GAGAATCTGTGACCCTGGACTGACTTCTTTTGAGCCAGAAGCTCTTGGAAACCTGGTGGAGGGGATGGACTTTCACAAGTTCTACTTTGAGAATC TGCTGAGTAAAAACAGTAAGCCAGTGCACACCACCATACTCAACCCCCACGTCCATCTGATTGGTGAGGACGCTGCCTGCATCGCCTACATCCGCCTGACGCAGTACATCGACAGCCAGGGCCGGCCGCGCTCCTGCCAGTCAGAGGAGACACGCGTGTGGCATCGCCGCGACGCCAAATGGCTCAATGTGCACTTCCACTGCTCAGGAGCACCGGCTGCACCCCTGCAGTGA
- the camk2g2 gene encoding calcium/calmodulin-dependent protein kinase type II subunit gamma isoform X6 encodes MATVVTSTRFTDEYQLYEELGKGAFSVVRRCVKKSTGQEYAAKIINTKKLSARDHQKLEREARICRLLKHPNIVRLHDSISEEGFHYLVFDLVTGGELFEDIVAREYYSEADASHCINQILESVSHIHQHDIVHRDLKPENLLLASKMKGAAVKLADFGLAIEVQGDQQAWFGFAGTPGYLSPEVLRKDPYGKPVDIWACGVILYILLVGYPPFWDEDQHKLYQQIKAGAYDFPSPEWDTVTPEAKNLINQMLTINPAKRITADQALKHPWVCQRSTVASMMHRQETVECLRKFNARRKLKGAILTTMLVSRNFSVGRQHTSPAATTSTAAMAQEACKTLLNKKSDGVKEAQTTVVHNPADGTKGSTESCNNTEEEDMKGRKVAVSETTSTDIAVLSQCSTTEERTPTVSPHCPTPISGPLQEAASSPRVPVAQNSPAQSSCPEPESALSPLTGSSGNLQQTRKQEIIKMTEQLIEAINNGDFEAYTRICDPGLTSFEPEALGNLVEGMDFHKFYFENLLSKNSKPVHTTILNPHVHLIGEDAACIAYIRLTQYIDSQGRPRSCQSEETRVWHRRDAKWLNVHFHCSGAPAAPLQ; translated from the exons ATCACCAGAAACTGGAACGGGAGGCAAGAATTTGTCGTCTGCTGAAACATCCAAACATAG TACGACTCCATGACAGCATCTCAGAGGAAGGTTTCCATTACCTTGTCTTTGACCT TGTCACTGGAGGAGAGCTGTTTGAGGACATTGTTGCTAGAGAGTATTACAGCGAGGCAGATGCCAG CCACTGCATCAATCAGATCCTGGAGAGCGTCAGTCACATCCACCAGCATGACATTGTGCATAGGGACCTCAAG CCGGAGAACCTGCTCCTGGCCAGTAAGATGAAGGGAGCAGCTGTGAAGCTTGCAGACTTTGGTCTGGCCATCGAGGTGCAGGGCGACCAACAGGCATGGTTTG GTTTTGCGGGAACTCCAGGGTATCTGTCCCCAGAGGTGTTGAGAAAGGACCCGTACGGCAAGCCAGTGGACATATGGGCATGTG gtgtgatCCTGTACATCTTATTGGTGGGCTACCCTCCCTTCTGGGACGAGGACCAACACAAACTGTACCAACAAATCAAGGCCGGTGCATATGAC TTTCCCTCTCCAGAGTGGGACACAGTGACCCCTGAGGCCAAGAATCTGATCAATCAGATGTTAACGATCAACCCTGCCAAGAGGATCACTGCCGACCAGGCCCTCAAGCATCCATGGGTCTGC CAACGCTCCACTGTGGCCTCCATGATGCACCGTCAAGAGACTGTGGAGTGTCTCCGCAAGTTCAACGCCAGGAGGAAACTTAAA GGAGCTATCCTCACAACGATGCTGGTGTCCAGGAACTTCTCAG TGGGACGGCAGCATACCAGCCCTGCCGCTACCACCAGCACGGCCGCTATGGCACAGGAAG cttgCAAAACCTTACTAAACAAAAAGTCGGACGGTGTGAAG GAAGCCCAGACAACTGTTGTACACAACCCAGCTGATGGCACCAAG GGCTCCACAGAGAGCTGTAATAacacagaagaggaggacaTGAAAGGTAGGAAAG TGGCTGTCAGTGAGACTACTAGTACAGACATTGCAGTGTTAAGCCAGTGCAGCACTACTGAGGAACGGACCCCAACCGTGTCTCCTCATTGCCCAACACCCATCT CTGGTCCCCTGCAGGAAGCTGCTAGCAGCCCCAGAGTTCCTGTAGCTCAGAACAGTCCAGCTCAGAGCTCTTGTCCTGAACCAGAGTCGGCTCTGTCACCCCTCACAGGCAGCAGCGGCAACCTGCAGCAGA CTCGTAAACAGGAGATAATAAAGATGACAGAGCAGTTGATTGAAGCCATCAACAATGGGGATTTTGAGGCTTACAC GAGAATCTGTGACCCTGGACTGACTTCTTTTGAGCCAGAAGCTCTTGGAAACCTGGTGGAGGGGATGGACTTTCACAAGTTCTACTTTGAGAATC TGCTGAGTAAAAACAGTAAGCCAGTGCACACCACCATACTCAACCCCCACGTCCATCTGATTGGTGAGGACGCTGCCTGCATCGCCTACATCCGCCTGACGCAGTACATCGACAGCCAGGGCCGGCCGCGCTCCTGCCAGTCAGAGGAGACACGCGTGTGGCATCGCCGCGACGCCAAATGGCTCAATGTGCACTTCCACTGCTCAGGAGCACCGGCTGCACCCCTGCAGTGA